AACCTCCGCTTGTAGAATCAGCTTTACTCCATATCGCATGGAGATTGGTAATGACCACATCACGGCTCTTGTTGATTTTCAGCAGATCTCCCTTAGAATCTTTGATCGTCATACCGTCAATGGTAAAGTGCTTTACATTAGTGACTCTGATACCTTCTCCTCCCTGACTTTGCTGAGAAAAATCAAGAATAGTTTGCCCATACCCTTCTCCCTGTATGCTGACATGACTGACCTGGGCAATACTTAAGTTATCAAACTTATATAATCCCTTTTTCAGGAAGATCCGGGTACTATCTTTTACAGACAAAAGAGCCTCGGCGATTTTCGCTTCTTCGCCAGGTTTAAAACTCAGACTTATTTTATACTCCTGCTGAACAGCAGACGGGCTGGTACAGGAGAATTGCAGCGTAATCCCCACCAGTAAAAAGAGAAAACTTATTGGAAATAGATGTTTCATATCAGCAGATTTATTGGTTTATCATTTTATAATACGTTATAAGCATAGGTCATATAATACACTGCCCCGATATTCGGATTGGCAACCCCTGTAGAATAGTATTTATTGGTAATATTCGTTGCTCCAAGTTTTATCGCCGAACGGGCTTTTATCAATTTATAACTTACCTGAGCATCAATTACAGCTGAAGAGGGCACCTGACCTTCAGCCAGACCTCCGGTCACTACATAGAAATAACCTGGTTTATAACGCAGCGCTGTGCTGAAAGACCAGACCTCTTTTTTACCAAAGCCATTATTCCCAAACTCCATATTGATATGATAACCTGGCGTATTAAAATTATTAACCTGAGTATCATTCTTATTTTTCAGATGATCTGAGAAGTAATTGACCTTTGCCATAAAGTTATGTGACAGGTCAACACTTACGCTCGCCGCATAACCATACGTATTCACTGTCTGACCACCATTAAAAGCGATATTGTACTGCACATACGTACTATGATCTTTAAAAGCTGTTACATCATTCGTACCCGGCGTATTCGCTACATTCGCATAACCGATAAAGTTCTTCCAGGTAGAGAAATACCCTAATACATCAAACAATACCCTCTTCCCGATCAATGCTGCATACCCCAGTTCAAACGCATTTACAGACTGAGGTTTAATATCACTGTAGGCAAACTTCTTTAAGACCGTAGCGTCGCCGGATTGCTGATAAGCAGAAACACTTTCCAGCGTATAGGGAGGATTTTTATCAAAATGATAAGTGTCATTTAATAAAAAAGAAGATCCGCCCGAAGCATAGCTATTATAACCATTCAGTGTATTCTGTAAAGCCTGAATATTGGAAGGGAAACTATATGCATTCTGGTAAGAGAATCTGATAAATTTCTCTTTGGCAACCTCATAAACCAAAGATGCCCTCGAGGTCACCTTAGGAGAAGAAAACAAAGTGTTTTTATCATATCTGAAAGAGGTACTGATATTCAGCCTGTCCTGAGCTACTTTCTTTGCCAGCTGGAGGTATGCACTATATTCTTTTACATGAATAGGTTTATCCTTATCCGGAAAAAGGGTGTTTTTACTATCTAAACTGTACAGTCTCCAGTTCACTCCGGCAATCACACTCATAAACTTTACCAGCTCTGAAAAATTATACTGTCCCTCTGCATTATACAGTTTACTGCGATCCAGAAACAGTGTCCCGCCTTCAGAAACAGGCGTACCGGTAATCTTATCCTTTAGCGCATTAAATTCCGGGCTGCCGAGTGCCACCCGGCCCTGATCAGCAAAAGCTCTGGCAGCGAGGTGTGCATCATTTAATGCTGCCCCACCCGCCAGTGCACCTAACAGTGCGGAGGTATATTCCGGATACCAGCCACCCGTATTACCATCATAACTTGTCTTCCAGGCTTCATTGATATACTGGGCGGTTGGCCCGGCAATAATCGTGTGCCCGGAATTTTCCTGCGTCGTGTATCCCCTGACAAACCACCTGTCACTTTTCAACTCCAGTCTGTACTGCCCTACTTTAAAATCTTTAAGCTGATAACGGGTATCATTGGTATAAACCACATTCCCCGTACCATAAGTACCTGATAAAATAGCTTCCAGTTTTGGATTAATCTTATACCTGAGCTCAGCATTAAGCTTTAGCATTCTCGCTTTATTATCCAGATAGCCATATTCCGGATAACCTGTTCTGGAAATATAATTAGGTTTAGCCAGTAAGGGTTCAATTATTGGCGCCAGCGCAGGATTTCCAGCTAAAGCCCCCTGTAAAAAAGGGTTAATATCTGTAGAGGTCGCTCCACCATAATAATTTACCCCATTATAATTGGGGTCAGTAAACCTTGTTCCGATTCCATTTTTATTGGTAGAATCTGTCGCTACCCAGTCTTTAGCCTGTGTATATTGAACATTGACCTTAAAAGCCAGTTTTTCGCTGACCTTTTTCGCATAGCGGATAGTCCAGTCATAATAAGGAGACACGCCTACAGGATCTTTACTGTTCCCCCCGCCAACATGGTTAATTCCCTGCGTTATCAGCGCACTTAGTCCCTGATATTTAAACGGATTTTTACCCGACATGACCATCGTACCATTTAACCCTCTTGAGCCGTACAATGCAGAGGAAGCCCCCGAAAGTATTTCAATATTATCTACATCAAGCTGTGTTAAACTGATCGCAGAACCCAGCGGAAAATTGAGTCCCGGAGCCTGATTATCCATTCCATCTACAATTTGTGTGAAATTCGTATTCCCGCTGGTATTAAAGCCTCTGGTAGAGATACTCGTAAAACCAATACCCGACACAGTTACATCCACCCCTTTCAGCCCCTGTATCATATCCATATAATTGAGCTGTGGCGATCCTGAGATCTCCTTGCTGTTGATTTGCTCAATGGTAACCGGAGAGGATAGTTTTTTCTGTACAACCCGGCTTGCAGACACCACAACTTCCTGCCCTAATATCGAGGTGGGTTTGAGTGTGATTTCAAGCACAGCATTAAAATTCTGCACCAGCACTTCTTTTGCTTCAAAACCTATAGAAGAAATAAGCAGTGTAATGGGAGGCTTCTTTTTCACAGTTAACTGAAATCTTCCCCGATCGTCGGAATAAGTACCTTCAGTCGAATTTTTCACATGAATAGATACAGCATAGGCAGGTTCCCCGGTGACCTCGTTTTTAAGATTCCCTCTGATGACCTGCGCTTTTAAATCAGCAAAAATAAAAGTGGAGAACAACAGCAAGCATAACACGTTTTTTTTCATGCTCAGTCAATTTAGGATTAGATTTGGTAATCGCAATATAGATCACCTCACCTTCAATCCTATCGCCTGCAAGCCATTTTGGGACGAAATACCCCTATTATGGGGTGAATGGGAAAGCCGAAAATTGTTTTTGATAAGTAGCTGATACCGGAATCTGCAGATCTGGTAAAACATCAAATTGCAGCAGATAACCCTTGGCTGTTTTCCTGGAGGATGAAACATGTTTTACATTAACAGCATAAGAACGGTGAACTCTGATCAGCCCCGGATAATCAGATCGTTCTTCAATCTTCTTCAGTGTAGTCCGCACCAGTTCTTTTTTCACTTTTCCACCCAGCAAATAATAAACATCCACATAATTATCTTCTGATTTAACGAGTAACAGGTGATCCGGATGCAGTGTTAAAACAACCTTTCCCTTTTCATCTTCTATTGGCATATAAGCTGAAAGCGGCGCGGAATCTTTCAATTTGGAGAGGAGCCGGGCAAGCTGATGCTTTTGCAATGCAAACAGCACAAGCAGAGAAATTACATAGGGAATAATAGCGATCAGCAAGGTATACTTAAAGGTGATCAGATAATAATTGACAGTTAAGTCCGGATGTTTATTGAGCAGCCAGTCAATTGCCAGCATAACGGTTGATAAAATCATCATTTCACCAATCACCCATAACACATACTGAGAACAGGTCAGCTTGTTCAGATGCAGCCATTTCCTTAATCCGTATTGCGTAAAAACCAGGGTTAAAGCTCCGAAGATTGAAAATGCACAGACAATTTCAAATAATGACAGCTGGCTTAAATCATACCACTTGTCGATATTAAAAGGAATGAATGTATCCACAAAAACCAGACTGAACACAAATGTGATCAGGATAAATATATTCTTTTCTCTGGAGGTATTCAATAAAGAAAAACGACTTTCCAGAGCCATTTTAAATACAGAACTAATCCTTAAAGATATGATTACAGACATGTGGCAGGGATAAATACAGACATTCAATTTAATCATTTTTCAGATTAACCGGTATAGCCTTTTAAAATTTATTACAAGCACGGTCAATAACGTATCTGAGGTAATTGAAATAAGTACGGTATGGTAATCAGGCTAGATATGCATAGAAAACGGGTTATAGACTGGCTAATGTTGAAGCGGTATTGAAACGGGGTTGATACGGGGTTGATACGGGTCGAGGCGCTTCAACCCCGTTTCAATACCGTATCAACACCGCTTCAATTATAATGAGTGTATAACGAATGTCTTATTTCATACTATTGTTATTCCTTTCTTTTTCAGTTTTGATCTACCCCTTATCCAGAATTGTCTTCCTTTTCGTAAATTCAGCTTAACCGCCAGAATTATTATATAACTTAACGTTCTCTTAACAATAACTCCAGAGCAATGACATCAATCATCAATTCTGTTTTTGAGGCTCAGCAAAAAAACAAATACACACTCAGACTGAGTACGGCTACGGAGCGGATTGATAAATTACACTTATTAAAATCCGCCATAGCAGAACATGAAGAAGAAGTTTACGCCGCTTTACAAAGGGATTTGAGAAAAAGCAAATTTGAAGCTGCCGTTACAGAACTCATTTTCACCTACAGTGAAATAGATTTTGCAATCAAAAATCTGAGAAACTGGATGCAGCCCAAATATGCAGGTAAAAGCATTGCAAGCCTGCTGGCCAGAAACAGAATTTACTATGAACCAAAAGGTGTTTGTCTGATTATTTCTCCCTGGAATTATCCGTTCCAGCTCCTGATGAGTCCACTCACCTCAGCTATTGCTGCGGGTAACTGCGTGATTTTAAAACCCTCAGAATTCAGTGCCGCAACCAGTGCCGTCATTGCAAAAATTATCAGAAAAGTCTTTAATAAAAATGAAGTCGCCTGTTTTGAAGGTGACGACTCTGTTTCTAAAACACTGCTGACTCTTCCTTTCGATCATATTTTTTTCACCGGAAGCACTGTAGTCGGGAAAATCGTCATGAAAGCAGCAGCAGAACATCTTACTTCTGTTACTCTTGAACTGGGTGGCAAATCACCGGTGATTATAGACGAAACCGCAGGAATCAAAAATGCAGCAGAAAAAATAGCCTGGGGCAAACTGGTCAATGCCGGACAGACCTGCATTGCACCTGATTATGTTTTTGTTCATGAAACTAAAATAGAAGAATTCATAACACACTATAAATCAGCCGCAGAGGATATGTTCCTCCATAAAAACGGGCAGGCCAACGAATCAGCTTATGCAAAAATCATTAACATGAGACATTTTGACCGTTTAACCGGCCTGATCAGGGATGCGGTAAAAAAAGGTGCCGAAATTGCCTGGGGAGGAGACTCTGTGATATTAGAACATACGATCTATCCAACGGTACTCCGCAATGTTGATTTCGACAGCAGGATCATGCAGGAAGAGATATTTGGTCCTGTACTGCCTGTCATACCCTATACCAATCTGGAAACCCCTGTCAGAATAATTAACGAAAAAAGTAAACCTCTGGCCCTGTATATTTTCAGTGAAAGCAAATCGAATATTAAACATCTGCTAAAAAGCACAAGTTCTGGCGGTGCCTGCGTTAATGATGTACTTATTCATATTTCCAATCCCAATCTGCCTTTTGGAGGAGTAAATGAAAGCGGAACCGGCAGCTGTCATGGTATTTTTGGCTTCAAAACATTTTCGCACGAAAGAGCTGTTGTCTTTCAGTCAAAAGCAAACCTGTCCGGAATGATCTATCCGCCTTACGATAAAAAAGGATGGATTTTAAAAATGCTGGAAAAACTGATGTAGGACAATAGATTTAAATTTGGGCATTGCTCTCTATAATTAGTAAATTTGGTAAGCAATCTTTTAAATTTGTAAAAAACTATAATATCAATGCCAGAAAACAAAAACCGGTTCTCTTTATTTCTCAACAAATTACATTTTAAGGGGTTTAAATCCATTGAAGATCTAACGGTAAAACTGAATCCGGGATTGAATATTATTATCGGGAAAAATGGAGCTGGAAAATCCAATTTTTTCGAATTTCTGGATAGTGCTATTACCTCATTTTATAACAGATCTGGTCTGGTTTTCAAATCAGCTACTTTAAATCTAAATGACAAAATAGGTAATTCGTTTGATTTTGATATAAATAAGATAGCCAAACAGGCATTTCATGAAGAAGAATCTCTAATTCCAGAAGATCAGTACAGCCAGCGTTTAACGGTCAACAATAGCCTCATATTTGACAGTGAAGATGACATAACCAATACACCTTCCATTCAGCTAAATGGGAAACAACTTACGATCGGTCGATATTTACACACTTTTTTTTCAAAAACAAATTATGATATTTTCACTTCACTTTATGTCAGGTTCAACCTGCCAGATAAACTAGCAGGAATCTCCACGGCAACCTCTTTACAGATTCCCATATACAATTCTTTTTGGGAATTTAATATACAAAGTACCTTTTTAAGTAGCGTTTTCTATAGAAGTCAATTTTTATTCGTTGAGATACGTAAATCATTAATCGACTACTCAAAAGAAAATGACAATATTGATCGGGAGGCAACTTTCCAGATATTAGAGCCACAATGGTTTTTAAAGAATCTAACTTTCCCAGAGAATACAATCAACAACCTTATTCAATTTTCCCCTATCAAGGGACTAAGATTTAATAAAAACATAGCCGTCTATAACGATGAGAAAACTATCCTTGTAGAGAATCTTAAACTCGAATTCTTAATCAATGAGCACTGGTTACC
This portion of the Pedobacter lusitanus genome encodes:
- a CDS encoding TonB-dependent receptor — encoded protein: MKKNVLCLLLFSTFIFADLKAQVIRGNLKNEVTGEPAYAVSIHVKNSTEGTYSDDRGRFQLTVKKKPPITLLISSIGFEAKEVLVQNFNAVLEITLKPTSILGQEVVVSASRVVQKKLSSPVTIEQINSKEISGSPQLNYMDMIQGLKGVDVTVSGIGFTSISTRGFNTSGNTNFTQIVDGMDNQAPGLNFPLGSAISLTQLDVDNIEILSGASSALYGSRGLNGTMVMSGKNPFKYQGLSALITQGINHVGGGNSKDPVGVSPYYDWTIRYAKKVSEKLAFKVNVQYTQAKDWVATDSTNKNGIGTRFTDPNYNGVNYYGGATSTDINPFLQGALAGNPALAPIIEPLLAKPNYISRTGYPEYGYLDNKARMLKLNAELRYKINPKLEAILSGTYGTGNVVYTNDTRYQLKDFKVGQYRLELKSDRWFVRGYTTQENSGHTIIAGPTAQYINEAWKTSYDGNTGGWYPEYTSALLGALAGGAALNDAHLAARAFADQGRVALGSPEFNALKDKITGTPVSEGGTLFLDRSKLYNAEGQYNFSELVKFMSVIAGVNWRLYSLDSKNTLFPDKDKPIHVKEYSAYLQLAKKVAQDRLNISTSFRYDKNTLFSSPKVTSRASLVYEVAKEKFIRFSYQNAYSFPSNIQALQNTLNGYNSYASGGSSFLLNDTYHFDKNPPYTLESVSAYQQSGDATVLKKFAYSDIKPQSVNAFELGYAALIGKRVLFDVLGYFSTWKNFIGYANVANTPGTNDVTAFKDHSTYVQYNIAFNGGQTVNTYGYAASVSVDLSHNFMAKVNYFSDHLKNKNDTQVNNFNTPGYHINMEFGNNGFGKKEVWSFSTALRYKPGYFYVVTGGLAEGQVPSSAVIDAQVSYKLIKARSAIKLGATNITNKYYSTGVANPNIGAVYYMTYAYNVL
- a CDS encoding LytTR family DNA-binding domain-containing protein, yielding MSVIISLRISSVFKMALESRFSLLNTSREKNIFILITFVFSLVFVDTFIPFNIDKWYDLSQLSLFEIVCAFSIFGALTLVFTQYGLRKWLHLNKLTCSQYVLWVIGEMMILSTVMLAIDWLLNKHPDLTVNYYLITFKYTLLIAIIPYVISLLVLFALQKHQLARLLSKLKDSAPLSAYMPIEDEKGKVVLTLHPDHLLLVKSEDNYVDVYYLLGGKVKKELVRTTLKKIEERSDYPGLIRVHRSYAVNVKHVSSSRKTAKGYLLQFDVLPDLQIPVSATYQKQFSAFPFTP
- a CDS encoding aldehyde dehydrogenase family protein, coding for MTSIINSVFEAQQKNKYTLRLSTATERIDKLHLLKSAIAEHEEEVYAALQRDLRKSKFEAAVTELIFTYSEIDFAIKNLRNWMQPKYAGKSIASLLARNRIYYEPKGVCLIISPWNYPFQLLMSPLTSAIAAGNCVILKPSEFSAATSAVIAKIIRKVFNKNEVACFEGDDSVSKTLLTLPFDHIFFTGSTVVGKIVMKAAAEHLTSVTLELGGKSPVIIDETAGIKNAAEKIAWGKLVNAGQTCIAPDYVFVHETKIEEFITHYKSAAEDMFLHKNGQANESAYAKIINMRHFDRLTGLIRDAVKKGAEIAWGGDSVILEHTIYPTVLRNVDFDSRIMQEEIFGPVLPVIPYTNLETPVRIINEKSKPLALYIFSESKSNIKHLLKSTSSGGACVNDVLIHISNPNLPFGGVNESGTGSCHGIFGFKTFSHERAVVFQSKANLSGMIYPPYDKKGWILKMLEKLM
- a CDS encoding AAA family ATPase, which translates into the protein MPENKNRFSLFLNKLHFKGFKSIEDLTVKLNPGLNIIIGKNGAGKSNFFEFLDSAITSFYNRSGLVFKSATLNLNDKIGNSFDFDINKIAKQAFHEEESLIPEDQYSQRLTVNNSLIFDSEDDITNTPSIQLNGKQLTIGRYLHTFFSKTNYDIFTSLYVRFNLPDKLAGISTATSLQIPIYNSFWEFNIQSTFLSSVFYRSQFLFVEIRKSLIDYSKENDNIDREATFQILEPQWFLKNLTFPENTINNLIQFSPIKGLRFNKNIAVYNDEKTILVENLKLEFLINEHWLPWSQLSDGTKRLFFIITEITEKDSGLILIEEPELGIHPHQFDLLMQFIKEQSSHKQIILSTHSPKALDHLGQNELDQILIAVYDREKGTQLNHLTPEQIQKAITYMNEVGYLSDYWLLSDLEE